A window from Manduca sexta isolate Smith_Timp_Sample1 chromosome 24, JHU_Msex_v1.0, whole genome shotgun sequence encodes these proteins:
- the LOC115440610 gene encoding etoposide-induced protein 2.4 homolog, whose protein sequence is MESITNFSVSLIKGFIDSLRGVTVLLYLDKEINERAINRSPQPDFEHSKHKQKQPIVKQESKVLTRVLQSCILNGFIFLLSILVFEYVLLPAVKYLVIIIFGHDPGVAHNVWGWMQPFLSMTFKMLWVLPLFLLSKLVNSLWFQDIADSAYRHRRGRPQFMSSVSKIIADSLFSLLVQALFLMQSMLVSMLPITYVGELLSLVHMCLLYSLYSFEYKWFNMGWELHKRLTFIETNWPYFLGFGLPLAVLTQIPQSYIISGCVFSIFFPVFILSGNEATPVIGSEYPLRLFSPVVAISNGMFRFVRQGAEVVTQRNR, encoded by the exons ATGGAGAGCATCACC AATTTTTCCGTATCGCTTATCAAGGGGTTCATAGACAGTTTGCGCGGGGTTACAGTGCtcttatatttagataaagaaataaatgagCGAGCAATTAATAGATCACCGCAACCCGATTTTGAACAttcaaaacacaaacaaaaacaacCCATAGTTAAACa GGAATCAAAAGTACTTACAAGAGTGTTACAGTCATGCATATTGAACGGATTTATATTCTTACTTAGTATATTGGTATTTGAGTATGTATTACTACCTGCGGTCAAGTACttagtgattataatatttggcCACGATCCTGGCGTGGCGCATAATGTTTGGGGCTGGATGCAGCCTTTCCTCTCCATGACCTTCAAGATGCTATGGGTGCTTCCACTGTTCTTGTTGAGTAAGCTCGTGAACAGTTTATGGTTTCAG GACATAGCGGATTCCGCATACAGACATCGCCGGGGCCGGCCGCAGTTCATGTCGAGTGTGAGCAAAATTATTGCAGACTCATTGTTCAGTTTGCTGGTGCAAGCGTTATTTTTAATGCAG AGCATGTTAGTAAGCATGCTGCCCATCACATACGTGGGCGAACTCCTCAGCCTGGTCCACATGTGCCTGCTCTACTCTCTCTACTCGTTCGAGTACAAATGGTTCAACATGGGGTGGGAGCTGCATAAGCGGCTGACGTTTATCGAGACGAACTGGCCGTACTTCCTCGGGTTTGGACTACCATTGGCTGTGCTAACACAAATACCGCAGTCTTATATTATTAg TGGTTGTGTGTTCTCAATATTCTTCCCGGTGTTCATATTGAGCGGGAATGAAGCCACACCAGTCATAGGGAG TGAATACCCCTTACGACTGTTCTCGCCGGTGGTGGCGATATCGAACGGCATGTTTCGGTTCGTGCGACAAGGCGCCGAGGTGGTGACGCAGAGGAACAGGTGA